One genomic window of Tatumella citrea includes the following:
- a CDS encoding MFS transporter, translating to MSQCTEQCSLLSQEEATVSAAWLAVFSLAVGVFGLLTAEYLPASLLSPMATSLGVSEALAGQSVTVTAIVALFSGLLVPGLTRNMDRRTVLLGFTLLMIASNLLVALSPNLTVLLLMRVLLGIAIGGFWSMVAAVAMRLVPDDQLPRALSVIFSGISVGTVVAVPLGSYLGGIFGWRSTFVAAAMIGIITLLFQFFTLPRMAPRHGVSLKMMFRIALRPGISAGIVGCVLIHGAHFALFTYIRPMLEQTTASGDDALSLILLGFGVANFGGTLLAGALLARMPLGTLVLMPVVVGLSALALVLLPATLADQVMLVALWGMAFGAIPVAWSNWIARSIPDQAESAGGMVVAAVQSSIAAGAAAGGLMFGHHGITGVFVSAGAVMLIAAVFVRARVRVDLVPPATDSDIT from the coding sequence ATGAGTCAATGTACTGAACAATGCAGCCTGCTATCTCAGGAAGAAGCAACCGTATCTGCCGCATGGCTGGCGGTATTTTCACTGGCTGTCGGCGTGTTTGGTTTGCTGACGGCAGAATATCTGCCTGCCAGTCTGCTATCGCCTATGGCTACGAGCCTCGGGGTGAGTGAAGCGTTGGCAGGGCAGTCTGTCACCGTCACTGCTATCGTGGCGCTGTTTTCCGGCCTGCTGGTGCCGGGATTAACACGTAATATGGATCGTCGTACGGTGTTACTGGGTTTTACCTTACTGATGATCGCTTCCAATCTGCTGGTGGCTTTGTCACCGAATCTGACAGTGTTATTGCTGATGCGGGTATTACTGGGAATTGCGATTGGTGGGTTCTGGAGCATGGTGGCTGCGGTGGCAATGCGCCTGGTTCCGGATGATCAGTTACCGCGCGCATTGTCGGTTATTTTCAGTGGCATTTCGGTGGGCACTGTAGTGGCCGTGCCTCTTGGCAGCTATCTGGGCGGGATTTTTGGCTGGCGTAGTACCTTCGTAGCCGCCGCGATGATCGGGATAATTACCCTGTTATTTCAGTTTTTTACCCTGCCGCGAATGGCCCCGCGACATGGGGTATCTCTGAAGATGATGTTCCGCATCGCCCTGCGGCCCGGAATTAGCGCAGGTATAGTGGGATGCGTGCTGATTCATGGCGCCCACTTTGCCCTGTTTACCTATATCCGCCCGATGCTGGAACAGACTACCGCCTCCGGAGATGATGCTCTGTCACTGATTCTGTTGGGATTTGGGGTAGCAAACTTCGGTGGAACTCTGCTGGCGGGGGCATTACTGGCGAGAATGCCGCTGGGTACTCTGGTGTTGATGCCGGTGGTGGTCGGGTTGAGTGCTCTTGCTCTGGTGCTGTTGCCTGCAACGCTGGCGGATCAGGTGATGCTGGTTGCCTTGTGGGGAATGGCTTTCGGTGCGATTCCGGTGGCCTGGTCGAACTGGATTGCCCGCTCCATCCCGGACCAGGCAGAAAGTGCCGGCGGGATGGTAGTGGCGGCCGTTCAATCGTCAATAGCGGCCGGAGCCGCCGCTGGCGGACTGATGTTTGGCCATCATGGCATCACCGGGGTGTTTGTCTCTGCCGGTGCAGTAATGTTGATAGCAGCAGTCTTTGTCAGGGCTCGGGTGAGAGTAGATCTTGTACCTCCCGCCACAGATTCCGACATCACCTGA
- a CDS encoding alpha/beta hydrolase, with amino-acid sequence MTTQPLLFDEKVFIPTDSHGTQLQIRHRRLAQQTTFDASRTIIMMHGATYSSGSLFDIPLEGQSFMDYLALAGFDVWAMDARGYGGSSRPAAMNQPAGENPPAVGAKEASTDLATAIDYLLQHLALEQINLLGMSWGGSVTGYYTSQNNPLIRRLILIAPQWLTSRSPLDPGGELGAWRLIDIPAVKTRWLRSVPQDKQQTLIPEGGFELWAEKTLAEEPEQTLREQQKIKASNGPVQDTRDYWTKDSPLYDPADIRVPLLLLHGEWDADIPVPLAQSWFLRATHSPEKTWIEIGEATHMMVLEKNRHQVYAETVRFLTQSGPETAL; translated from the coding sequence ATGACAACTCAGCCGCTATTATTTGATGAGAAAGTGTTTATCCCCACTGACAGCCACGGGACACAATTACAAATACGACATCGACGACTTGCACAACAAACGACATTCGATGCCTCCCGTACCATTATCATGATGCATGGGGCAACGTATTCATCCGGCAGCCTGTTTGATATTCCTCTGGAAGGTCAGTCATTTATGGATTATCTGGCGCTGGCAGGATTTGATGTATGGGCCATGGATGCACGGGGCTACGGTGGTTCCAGCCGGCCTGCCGCAATGAACCAGCCAGCCGGGGAGAATCCTCCTGCGGTGGGAGCAAAGGAGGCAAGTACCGACCTGGCGACAGCAATTGACTATCTGCTACAACATCTGGCATTGGAGCAGATTAATCTGTTGGGTATGTCATGGGGGGGCAGTGTCACAGGCTATTATACATCGCAGAACAACCCGCTGATCCGACGGCTGATCCTGATTGCTCCTCAGTGGCTGACTTCCCGATCGCCTCTGGACCCCGGTGGCGAGCTGGGCGCCTGGCGACTGATTGATATCCCGGCAGTGAAAACACGCTGGTTGAGAAGTGTTCCGCAGGATAAACAGCAAACTCTGATACCTGAGGGTGGATTTGAACTTTGGGCTGAAAAGACCCTGGCAGAAGAACCCGAACAGACCCTCAGAGAACAGCAAAAAATTAAAGCCAGTAATGGCCCGGTGCAGGATACCCGGGATTACTGGACCAAAGATTCTCCTTTATATGATCCCGCAGATATCCGGGTACCTTTATTGCTGCTACACGGGGAGTGGGATGCGGATATCCCTGTTCCGTTGGCCCAATCCTGGTTTTTACGGGCAACGCATTCCCCCGAAAAAACCTGGATCGAAATTGGTGAAGCAACTCATATGATGGTTCTGGAGAAAAACCGTCATCAGGTTTACGCCGAAACGGTGCGTTTTCTGACCCAAAGCGGGCCTGAAACAGCGTTGTAG
- a CDS encoding MBL fold metallo-hydrolase: MNKLTRWQFAGAIITKIQEQESKDLSGLFLFPQWNKAQLAGIADRLTTGNQDLDHGTVALSTHSWLIQRGEQVIIIDTAAGNDKERPGNPKFHHMQTHWMECLLQTGITPQQVTAVLMTHLHVDHVGWNTLKTNGGWQPAFPNARYYFSRQEREFYSTDSNVRPPSRGALQDSVLPVIHAGLATEITEQDQQILDGITVHRTPGHSIDHYSFSFTAGGETALFPGDVMHHPLQIALPEWNSVFCEESDKALESRRSILELAARPHTMVFSSHFPASSAGQIIRDPRGLLWHPANQE, translated from the coding sequence ATGAACAAGCTTACACGCTGGCAATTTGCCGGAGCCATTATCACTAAAATCCAGGAGCAGGAAAGCAAAGACCTTTCAGGATTATTTCTTTTCCCGCAATGGAATAAGGCACAACTGGCTGGAATTGCTGACCGACTCACTACAGGCAATCAGGACCTTGATCATGGCACCGTAGCTCTCAGTACCCACAGCTGGTTAATTCAGCGGGGAGAACAGGTCATCATTATTGATACTGCCGCAGGTAACGATAAGGAACGTCCCGGCAACCCTAAATTTCATCATATGCAGACCCACTGGATGGAATGCCTGTTACAAACAGGGATTACACCGCAACAAGTCACGGCAGTACTAATGACACATTTGCATGTCGATCACGTTGGCTGGAATACCCTGAAAACCAACGGAGGATGGCAGCCCGCCTTTCCGAATGCTCGCTACTATTTCTCACGTCAGGAACGGGAGTTTTACAGTACCGACAGCAATGTCAGGCCGCCCAGTCGTGGTGCACTGCAGGACAGTGTGTTACCGGTAATTCATGCCGGCCTGGCCACGGAAATAACAGAGCAGGACCAGCAAATACTCGACGGGATTACTGTACACAGAACGCCGGGACACAGCATCGATCATTATTCATTCAGTTTTACTGCAGGAGGAGAAACGGCGCTATTCCCCGGTGATGTTATGCACCATCCTCTGCAAATCGCCCTTCCGGAATGGAACTCGGTATTTTGTGAGGAAAGCGATAAAGCGCTTGAGTCACGCCGGTCGATTCTGGAACTGGCGGCCCGACCTCACACAATGGTATTCAGCTCACATTTCCCAGCCAGCTCTGCCGGACAGATCATTCGTGATCCCCGGGGGCTGTTATGGCACCCCGCTAATCAGGAGTAA
- a CDS encoding LysR family transcriptional regulator: protein MDKLEAMRGFVQVVDAGSFTRAADAQGVPASTVTRQIQALEAILGIRLLHRTSRKITLTPQGEYYYRGCVGLLAQADLLDSGLQTQNSQKRGQLNVELPAALAYCLIMPRLSEFTSRYPDIQVNINTANRTSDLAEERIDCVIRIGPLHNDSLIARSLGTLPRMVCASPDYLQRFTYPKHPEELAHRHQLIQVRSAQTRRMFEHRLHRGSESVTIRGQWQIAVNDAMAALIAAKAGAGVVTTYQFLVADAVSRQQLDVLFPDWQPDPVPVHIAWPENKSMPLRVRVFVDWVIELFTTGSLAG from the coding sequence ATGGATAAACTGGAAGCAATGCGTGGATTTGTGCAGGTGGTTGATGCCGGAAGTTTTACCCGTGCAGCAGATGCTCAGGGGGTTCCCGCCTCGACGGTTACCCGTCAGATTCAGGCACTGGAGGCTATTCTGGGTATCCGTTTGCTGCATCGTACTTCCCGAAAAATTACCCTGACCCCGCAGGGGGAATATTATTATCGTGGCTGTGTCGGGTTACTTGCGCAGGCTGATTTGCTGGATTCAGGATTACAGACACAGAACAGTCAAAAACGGGGTCAATTAAATGTTGAATTACCGGCGGCACTGGCTTATTGCTTGATCATGCCGCGACTGTCTGAATTTACGTCCCGGTACCCAGATATTCAGGTCAATATAAATACGGCAAACCGCACGTCTGATTTGGCGGAAGAACGAATTGATTGTGTGATCCGTATCGGACCTCTGCATAATGATAGTCTTATCGCCCGATCTTTGGGGACGCTCCCGAGGATGGTCTGCGCCTCTCCGGATTATCTGCAACGATTTACGTATCCGAAGCATCCGGAGGAATTAGCTCACCGACATCAACTGATTCAGGTGCGATCGGCCCAAACCCGCAGAATGTTTGAACACAGATTGCATCGTGGCAGTGAATCGGTAACTATCCGCGGGCAATGGCAGATAGCTGTGAATGATGCCATGGCCGCACTGATTGCAGCTAAAGCAGGGGCTGGAGTTGTGACCACTTACCAGTTTCTGGTGGCTGATGCCGTTTCCCGACAACAACTGGACGTTCTTTTCCCGGACTGGCAGCCTGATCCTGTACCTGTTCATATCGCCTGGCCAGAGAATAAATCAATGCCACTCCGGGTCAGAGTATTTGTTGACTGGGTTATTGAATTATTTACCACCGGTTCTCTCGCAGGATAA
- a CDS encoding ABC transporter substrate-binding protein, translated as MKKKTVSVVIAGLLAGALTVPVTASAEGTISIAQQFGIGYLLLDVVRDQHLIEEQGKKEGLDIKVEWRTLSGATAMNEGVLTGALDVAAAGVPAMLTVWDRTYGHQNVKAIASLGSMPGYLLSNNPAVKSIKDLTDKDRIAAPAAGVGFQSRTLQIATAEVYGNSEFKKFDNITVSLPHPDATVALISGKSEVTAHFSSPPFQYQELEHSSIHKILSSYDVLGGPGSFNALYTTQKFHDENPKTYQAFYNALAQAADYVEKHKDDAAKIYIRQEKSHLPLSLIEKIINDPENHFTVSPERTYVYADKLYQLGVLKHHAASWKDYFFPEAWVNPGS; from the coding sequence ATGAAAAAGAAAACCGTGTCGGTAGTGATTGCCGGATTACTGGCAGGCGCACTGACGGTGCCGGTCACAGCAAGTGCTGAGGGAACCATCAGCATTGCTCAGCAATTTGGTATCGGCTATTTATTGTTGGATGTAGTTCGGGACCAACATCTGATTGAAGAGCAGGGCAAAAAAGAAGGTCTCGATATTAAAGTCGAATGGCGGACCTTATCCGGAGCCACTGCAATGAATGAAGGTGTTCTCACCGGAGCTCTGGATGTTGCTGCTGCTGGCGTCCCGGCGATGCTGACGGTATGGGACCGGACTTACGGACACCAGAATGTAAAAGCGATTGCCTCGCTGGGTTCCATGCCTGGCTACCTGCTCAGCAATAATCCCGCAGTCAAAAGTATTAAAGATCTGACGGATAAAGACCGGATTGCTGCGCCTGCAGCCGGAGTTGGCTTTCAGTCCCGGACATTACAGATAGCCACCGCGGAAGTTTACGGAAACAGTGAATTTAAAAAATTCGATAATATTACCGTCAGTCTGCCTCATCCTGATGCCACGGTAGCATTAATTTCCGGTAAATCAGAGGTTACGGCACATTTCTCCAGCCCGCCATTCCAGTATCAGGAATTAGAACATTCTTCGATTCATAAAATACTCAGCTCTTATGATGTGCTGGGTGGGCCGGGGTCATTTAATGCGTTATATACCACTCAAAAATTCCATGATGAAAACCCCAAAACCTATCAGGCATTTTATAACGCATTAGCGCAGGCAGCTGATTATGTCGAAAAACATAAAGACGATGCGGCGAAAATTTATATTCGTCAGGAGAAGTCACATCTGCCGTTGTCATTAATCGAAAAAATCATTAATGACCCGGAAAATCATTTCACCGTTTCTCCTGAGCGGACTTATGTCTATGCCGACAAGTTATATCAGCTCGGCGTATTGAAACATCACGCGGCCAGCTGGAAAGACTATTTCTTTCCTGAAGCCTGGGTTAACCCCGGTAGTTGA
- a CDS encoding TauD/TfdA dioxygenase family protein, whose translation MSEFTATITPAEHSQQFEIRPLPGAGAEIIGLDLRQPLNSADFRRIHQAHLQYHVLVFRQQTLTPEQQITFSRRFGPLQIHVLKQFLLEGHPEILIVSNIIRDGQPVGLGDAGKYWHSDLSYKEVPSLGSMLYARILPEIGGDTRFANMHKAWETLPAGLRQAIEGKRAVHSYTATYSKPKFGTQWRPTLTEKQLSEVKAVSHPIVRTHPETGNKALFVSEGFTTHIEGLPEQESSEILQALYSHSIREENVYTHRWQPGDLLFWDNRSLIHLATGCPAECPRQLYRTTIEGDAPF comes from the coding sequence ATGAGCGAATTTACCGCAACAATTACCCCGGCAGAGCACTCTCAACAGTTTGAGATCCGTCCTCTGCCAGGCGCCGGGGCCGAAATCATCGGACTGGATCTGCGTCAGCCATTGAACAGTGCCGATTTCCGGCGCATTCACCAGGCACATCTGCAATATCATGTGCTGGTATTTCGCCAGCAGACATTGACTCCGGAACAGCAAATTACATTCAGCCGTCGTTTCGGGCCCTTACAGATTCATGTGTTGAAGCAGTTTTTACTGGAAGGTCATCCGGAAATTCTGATTGTGTCGAATATTATCCGTGATGGCCAGCCAGTCGGACTGGGAGATGCTGGTAAATACTGGCATTCAGATCTCTCGTACAAAGAGGTTCCAAGCCTTGGTTCGATGCTGTATGCCAGAATTTTACCGGAGATTGGCGGAGATACCCGTTTCGCTAATATGCATAAGGCCTGGGAGACATTACCGGCCGGTTTACGACAGGCGATTGAAGGTAAGCGTGCAGTTCATTCCTACACAGCAACCTACAGTAAACCGAAGTTTGGCACTCAGTGGCGCCCGACGCTGACAGAGAAGCAGCTCAGTGAAGTGAAAGCTGTCAGCCATCCGATTGTCAGGACTCACCCGGAAACCGGTAACAAAGCACTGTTTGTCAGTGAAGGGTTTACTACTCATATTGAAGGCCTGCCGGAACAGGAAAGCAGTGAGATCCTGCAGGCACTCTACTCCCACAGTATTCGTGAGGAAAATGTCTATACCCATCGCTGGCAACCGGGAGATCTGTTGTTCTGGGATAACCGCTCGTTGATTCATCTTGCCACTGGATGTCCGGCAGAATGCCCCCGTCAGTTGTACCGAACCACCATCGAAGGTGACGCTCCGTTCTGA
- a CDS encoding ABC transporter ATP-binding protein, whose translation MTQPAAQPPAPLLSLNNISLEYQTPQHRVRAVHDVSFDVYAADRFVLLGPSGCGKSSLLKAIGGFIQPVSGDILLQGQRITAPGPDRMTVFQEFDQLAPWKTVINNIIFPLRVTGRYDKKQAREIASYYLNKVGLSRFADVYPHMLSGGMKQRVAIARAMAMKPGVLLMDEPFASLDALTRRQMQDELLELWEEVGSTLLFVTHSIDEALLIGSRILILSAHPGQVRAERSCHQFTRHNYGNEEFRQAAREIHQLLFPEPSPAVPANKESHYGATALSSTRLSA comes from the coding sequence ATGACTCAGCCCGCGGCGCAACCACCGGCGCCACTACTATCGCTGAATAATATCAGCCTCGAATACCAGACACCTCAGCATCGGGTTCGTGCCGTACATGACGTGAGTTTTGACGTTTATGCGGCTGACCGGTTTGTATTACTCGGCCCGTCGGGGTGTGGTAAATCCAGCCTGTTAAAAGCGATCGGCGGATTTATTCAGCCGGTCAGCGGAGATATTTTGCTGCAAGGCCAGCGGATCACCGCTCCGGGCCCCGATCGCATGACTGTTTTTCAGGAGTTTGATCAGTTAGCTCCATGGAAGACCGTGATCAATAACATTATTTTTCCGCTACGGGTAACAGGGCGCTATGACAAAAAGCAGGCCAGAGAAATTGCGAGCTACTACCTGAATAAAGTCGGGTTGTCGCGTTTTGCCGATGTTTACCCGCATATGCTTTCCGGAGGTATGAAACAACGGGTAGCTATTGCCAGGGCAATGGCAATGAAGCCCGGGGTGTTGCTGATGGATGAACCTTTTGCTTCTCTGGATGCGCTGACCCGGCGACAAATGCAGGACGAATTGCTGGAGCTCTGGGAAGAAGTGGGCTCGACTCTGTTGTTTGTCACCCACTCGATTGATGAAGCATTGCTGATTGGCAGTCGGATCTTAATTCTGTCGGCTCACCCCGGGCAGGTACGCGCCGAGCGCAGCTGCCATCAGTTTACCCGGCATAATTACGGTAATGAAGAGTTTCGTCAGGCCGCCAGGGAGATTCACCAGTTGTTGTTTCCGGAACCATCACCGGCCGTACCGGCTAACAAGGAGAGTCATTATGGCGCCACAGCCTTATCTTCGACCCGACTATCTGCGTGA
- a CDS encoding ABC transporter permease, whose product MAPQPYLRPDYLREVTVPAALQTETPLPAGRRLWNQAWIRKSVLVLALLVIWELIARWQNNSLMFPGVIDTLRAFTEDMLSGELPGKIYNSLSLLIKGYLIGAVLSLVFSALAVSSRIGRDLLNTLTAMFNPLPAIALLPLALLWFGLGSGSLIFVIVHSVLWPIALNTSSGFNSVSETLRMTGKNYGLTGPRYVVHILMPAALPSILAGLKIGWAFAWRTLIAAELVFGASSGSGGLGWYIFQNRNELYTDHVFAGLLTVVIIGLLVEAVIFSGIEKLTVRRWKI is encoded by the coding sequence ATGGCGCCACAGCCTTATCTTCGACCCGACTATCTGCGTGAGGTTACGGTCCCCGCAGCATTACAGACCGAGACACCCTTACCAGCAGGGCGGCGATTATGGAATCAGGCCTGGATAAGAAAATCCGTGCTGGTTCTGGCGCTGTTGGTTATCTGGGAACTGATTGCCCGCTGGCAAAATAATAGCCTGATGTTTCCCGGGGTTATCGATACTCTGCGCGCATTCACGGAGGATATGCTGAGCGGTGAGTTGCCAGGAAAGATATATAACTCACTGAGTTTATTAATTAAAGGCTATCTGATCGGCGCAGTTTTATCGCTGGTATTCAGTGCACTGGCTGTCAGCAGCAGGATTGGCAGGGATCTGCTCAATACACTGACCGCCATGTTTAACCCGTTGCCGGCAATTGCTTTATTACCACTGGCACTCCTCTGGTTTGGGCTTGGCAGTGGCAGTCTGATTTTTGTGATAGTCCATTCTGTGCTGTGGCCGATAGCCCTGAACACCAGTTCAGGATTCAACAGTGTTTCTGAGACGCTGCGGATGACCGGAAAAAATTACGGCTTAACGGGGCCACGCTACGTGGTGCATATCCTGATGCCAGCAGCTTTACCGTCGATTCTGGCCGGGCTCAAGATTGGCTGGGCATTCGCCTGGCGAACGCTGATTGCTGCTGAACTGGTATTCGGTGCTTCCAGCGGTAGTGGTGGTCTGGGTTGGTATATTTTTCAGAACCGCAATGAACTCTATACCGATCATGTGTTTGCCGGTTTACTGACCGTGGTGATCATTGGCTTGCTGGTAGAAGCGGTGATTTTTTCTGGTATTGAAAAACTCACCGTCAGGCGCTGGAAAATCTGA
- a CDS encoding MetQ/NlpA family ABC transporter substrate-binding protein — MKKILLSSALIASALLLSACKQDDQNSVKVAINAGPDQQIWDTVKQVAKEKYHLDVNVITFNDYVQPNEALLNKDVDANAFQSVPYLEMQEKERGYPFVILGNTFIFPIAAYSSKIKNIKDLPDGATVTISNESTTLGRSLLLLQSQGLIKVKPDAGLLPTVLDITDNPKKLNFVLVDTPQLTRTLDDPKVYLSVINNNFASQAGLSASKDGLFMEGKASPYLNVLVARKDNAGEKKLQELKEAFQSQEVLDKANQIYKGDIIKAW, encoded by the coding sequence ATGAAAAAAATACTACTGTCTTCGGCCCTTATTGCATCTGCCTTATTACTCAGTGCCTGTAAACAGGATGATCAGAACAGTGTCAAAGTTGCTATCAATGCTGGTCCTGATCAGCAGATTTGGGACACGGTGAAACAGGTTGCGAAAGAGAAGTATCATCTGGATGTAAACGTCATTACGTTCAATGACTATGTACAACCGAATGAGGCATTGCTGAATAAGGATGTCGATGCCAATGCTTTCCAGAGCGTGCCATATCTTGAAATGCAGGAGAAAGAGAGAGGCTATCCGTTCGTTATTCTCGGCAACACCTTTATCTTCCCGATTGCCGCCTACTCTTCAAAAATCAAAAACATTAAGGATTTGCCGGACGGTGCGACAGTCACTATTTCCAATGAATCTACAACACTCGGCCGTAGCCTGCTGCTGTTGCAGTCACAGGGGCTGATTAAGGTAAAACCTGATGCTGGCCTGCTGCCGACAGTGCTGGATATTACGGATAATCCGAAGAAGCTAAACTTTGTGCTGGTGGATACTCCGCAACTGACCCGGACTCTGGATGACCCTAAAGTTTACCTGTCGGTCATCAATAATAATTTTGCTTCTCAGGCAGGGTTGTCTGCTTCTAAAGACGGGTTGTTTATGGAAGGCAAAGCCTCTCCATATCTGAACGTACTGGTTGCCCGTAAAGACAATGCTGGCGAGAAAAAACTTCAGGAGCTTAAAGAAGCCTTCCAGTCGCAGGAAGTGCTTGATAAAGCCAATCAAATCTACAAAGGCGATATTATTAAAGCCTGGTAA
- a CDS encoding ABC transporter substrate-binding protein: protein MPMKIATRLIYLFTLIVTLGHQVLADTVTDVLGRKVNLPEVPHHVMLADARAIEAMSIVFQGDPSASIAAWDNSLQKKSPDIMAAFAGNFPALKKIPTFSNPYTTTFDAENAVAMHADLVIFDIGLLEKLKDEGVLSRLDNLHIPYIFIDFRQKPLQNSARSIELLGQVFHQQANTNQFLNFYRQRAVLISQRVASLSPQKRPTVFIERSAGILGDFCCSTFGQGSLGEFVQAAGGNNLGGTLFSGMGGDVSLEKIITLNPDFYLLTGADWKNDRKASASVPLGYLQDPALAQKKLAALMNRTGFNVLQAVQNHRVLALYHQFYDLPSNIIAVEEIAKFLHPQLFKDINPQTDLAYVHQHFMGLKTSGVFWISQ from the coding sequence ATACCCATGAAAATTGCGACCAGACTTATTTATCTCTTCACTCTGATAGTCACGCTTGGACATCAGGTACTGGCTGATACTGTAACGGATGTGCTGGGCAGGAAAGTGAATCTGCCAGAGGTGCCACATCATGTGATGCTGGCTGATGCGCGGGCGATTGAAGCCATGAGTATTGTGTTTCAGGGTGATCCGTCAGCCAGTATTGCCGCATGGGATAACTCTCTGCAAAAGAAGTCACCGGACATTATGGCGGCATTTGCCGGAAACTTTCCGGCACTGAAAAAAATCCCGACCTTCTCCAATCCCTATACCACCACCTTTGATGCCGAAAATGCCGTCGCCATGCACGCTGACCTGGTGATTTTCGATATTGGCCTGCTGGAAAAGCTGAAAGATGAAGGGGTACTTAGCCGGTTGGATAACCTGCATATTCCCTATATTTTTATCGATTTCCGGCAAAAGCCGCTGCAAAACAGCGCCCGTAGCATCGAATTACTGGGACAGGTTTTCCATCAGCAGGCAAATACCAACCAGTTTCTGAATTTTTACCGGCAACGGGCAGTCCTGATTAGCCAGCGGGTCGCCAGCCTCAGTCCTCAGAAAAGACCGACAGTATTTATTGAGCGTAGCGCCGGAATTCTGGGTGATTTTTGTTGCAGCACCTTTGGTCAGGGAAGTCTGGGAGAATTTGTTCAGGCTGCCGGAGGCAACAACCTGGGCGGGACCTTATTTAGCGGGATGGGGGGTGATGTCAGCCTGGAAAAAATCATCACCCTGAACCCTGACTTTTATTTGCTGACCGGCGCTGACTGGAAAAATGACCGCAAAGCATCGGCATCTGTCCCTCTCGGTTATCTGCAGGATCCTGCCCTGGCGCAGAAAAAATTGGCAGCGCTGATGAATCGCACCGGCTTCAACGTACTCCAGGCAGTGCAAAACCATCGGGTACTGGCTCTGTATCACCAGTTCTATGATCTACCGTCAAATATCATTGCGGTCGAAGAAATTGCCAAATTCCTGCATCCGCAATTATTTAAGGATATCAATCCGCAGACCGACCTGGCCTATGTGCATCAGCATTTTATGGGGCTGAAAACTTCCGGGGTGTTTTGGATTAGTCAGTGA
- a CDS encoding LLM class flavin-dependent oxidoreductase, whose product MALKFSTWATSTSGGFLRSGVEQVTDWSYEYNLALTRAAEAAGFFGVLFPTRYSAPHTQHSQTDGQLDPLTLAAAVAVQTHSIRLITAVLPGFVPPATMAKIGATLDHISQGRWHINLVSGWFKQEQENLSIPWVDHEQRYKRSEEYLQVLQGLWQQENFSLEGQHYRIKNSTMRPSPSQKPYPAIFQGGNSSDAQEMAGKYSDWYFINGAPVERLQQQIDAVNKVAHPLGRTVKFSVNAFVIARETEEQARAEYEEIIAAADESAIAQFREKASEAKGMWQSDASIDSFVANNEGLRTGLIGSYQQVASRLRDIERAGIDMVLLSFRFPLEEIKDFQKNVINILESTP is encoded by the coding sequence ATGGCACTAAAATTTTCAACCTGGGCAACCAGTACTTCCGGGGGATTTTTACGCTCTGGCGTTGAGCAGGTGACTGACTGGAGCTATGAATATAATCTGGCATTAACCCGGGCGGCAGAAGCTGCCGGATTTTTTGGTGTCTTATTTCCTACCCGCTATAGCGCTCCGCATACCCAGCACAGCCAGACCGATGGCCAGTTAGATCCGCTGACTTTGGCCGCCGCTGTTGCGGTACAAACTCATTCTATCCGATTAATCACGGCTGTTTTACCTGGTTTTGTTCCTCCGGCAACCATGGCAAAAATAGGTGCAACCTTAGACCATATCAGTCAGGGCCGTTGGCACATCAATCTGGTTTCCGGCTGGTTTAAACAGGAGCAGGAAAATCTGAGTATTCCCTGGGTTGACCATGAACAGCGCTATAAACGCTCTGAAGAATATTTGCAGGTACTTCAGGGGCTTTGGCAGCAGGAAAACTTCAGTCTTGAAGGCCAGCATTATCGTATCAAAAATAGCACTATGCGCCCGTCTCCGTCTCAGAAACCTTATCCTGCGATATTTCAGGGAGGTAATTCCAGCGATGCTCAGGAAATGGCTGGGAAATATTCTGACTGGTATTTTATTAATGGTGCACCTGTCGAGCGATTGCAGCAGCAAATAGATGCTGTCAATAAGGTCGCTCATCCTCTGGGACGTACAGTGAAATTCTCAGTTAACGCATTTGTGATTGCCAGAGAAACCGAAGAACAGGCCAGGGCTGAATATGAAGAAATTATTGCGGCCGCGGATGAATCAGCAATTGCTCAGTTTCGTGAAAAAGCCAGTGAAGCTAAGGGAATGTGGCAGTCGGACGCCAGTATCGATAGCTTTGTGGCGAATAATGAAGGATTACGGACCGGGCTTATCGGGTCTTATCAACAGGTTGCCAGCCGTCTCCGTGATATTGAACGGGCGGGTATTGATATGGTTCTTTTGAGCTTCCGTTTCCCTCTGGAAGAAATAAAGGATTTTCAAAAGAATGTCATAAACATTTTAGAGTCAACACCCTGA